ATACCACTGTCCCACCATCACTTGGGTAACTGAACACTTGAGGTGAGTGATAGTCTCTAAAAGGATCCGAGGGTTTGCGGCCTGGGTGAGCGCCCCTCTCCCAGCAGAGCTCAGTCTCCTCTGGGTATATGGGTGAGTGTCCCATCAACAACCAGTGCTCAgtgttctctgtgtcctcttccagATCTCCTCCCACCATCCATTGCTCAGTCTCCTCTGGGTCCTGTGCCTGAGCGCCCCTCACCTAGCAGTGCTCAGTGTTCTATTGCTCAGGGTCCTCTGAGTCCTGTGGGTGAGCATCCCTCACCCAGAAGTGCTCTGTCTCCCCAGGGACCTGTGTGTGCCCTTTGGGGTTTTACTGCTGACCCAGCAATGCTGAGGTTTCTCTGTGTCCCCTGGGCGCGTGCCCTTTGTCAAGAAGTTCTGGACACAAAATGGCTGCGCCCAGCGAAGTAGAGGCCGCGCTGGGGGTTTGCTGAGGCCATTCCCCTCTCCCATTCCCTCTTTGGGCGTCCAGCGCCGCGAGCGGGAGGACGGGGGCCGGGCGGGGACAGGGGCACCTGCGTAGCTGGACCGCTAGAGGGCGCCCAGCCAGCGCCGCCCCCACGGCCAGGCCCAACCCGATCCCATCCCATTGGTTCCCGGTCTCCTCCCTGTCTGACCCACTGCCAGGTGGTGGTATGCCACACCAGGCCTCCAAAACCGAGGTCTCTCCTCCAGACTGTCCTCACCTTCACTTCAGAGATGTTTGGCTTCTTCCCTCCCAACCAGCCCGCCTTCAAAACCGGGACTCCTGGAGCAGCATCTGACCCCCTTTCCCTCTATTAAGACCCCCTTCTCTCTAGCCCACTTTTTCCTTAGATCTTCGTTTCCCTGAGTTGGAGACTGTTCACTTCCCTTCCAAATTAATTCCTGATCACCCAAAATATTGACAACCTTGACAGCACCCTGAACTGAGGAGCCAGCCTTTCTTTTGGACTGACCTCCATATCCCAATCATGGAGGCTGAGTATCTGGTAGTGAATTTGGTGGGCCTGGTGCTGGACGTGCTGACCTTGGTGTTGGATCTCAACTTCTTGCTGGCATCCTCCCTCCTGGCTTCCTTGGCCTGGCTCCTGGCCTTCATCTACAACCTGCCGCACACGGTACTGCCTAGTCTTCTGCACTTGGGCCGAGGTGTCCTGCTTTCGCTGCTGGCCTTGATGGAAGCCTTGGTCCCGTTCACCTTTGGGGGCTTGCAGGCCTTGTGTACTCTGCTGTATAGCTGCTGCTCTGGCCTTAAGAGCCTGAAGCTCCTGGGGCACCTGGCATCTCATGGGAAACTATGGAGCCGGGAAATACTGCACAGGGGTATCCTCAATGTGGTCTCCAATGGCCATTCTTTGCTGCGCCAGGCCTGTGACATCTGTACTATTGCTATGAGCCTGGTGGCCTATGTGATCAACAGCCTGGTCAACATCTGTCTCATTGGCACTCAGAACCTCTTCTCCCTGGTGCTGGCCCTCTGGGATACAGTTACGGGCCCTCTGTGGAGGATGATGGATGTAGTGGCTGCCTTCCTGGCCCATATTTCCAGCAGTGCTGTGGCCATGGCCATCCTCCTTTGGACCCTCTGCCAACTAGTATTGGAACTGCTGGCCTCAGCTGCCCGATTCCTGGCCAGCTTTGTACTTGTCAATCTCACTGGCCTAGTGTTACTGGCTTGTGTGCTGGCAGTGACGGTGACTGTGTTGCACCCAGACTTCACCCTGAGACTGGCCACCCGAGCACTCAGTCAGCTTCATACCCGGCCATCCTACCGTCGATTGCGAGAGGAGGTTGTGAGGCTGACTCGCCTAGCCCTGGGCTTGGAGGCCTGGCACCAAGTGTGGAGCCGCAGCCTAAGGTTGGCGAGCTGGCCATACCGGGGAGGGGCACCAGGGGCCCCTCAGGGTGGCCCTAGAAGGGTATTCTCAACCAGGACCCAGGAACAGGACACTCTTCCTGAAGCAGGGCCCAGATCAgaggcagaagaggaggaggtCAGTACCATAAGAGTGGCACCTGCCTGGGGCCAGGAGAGGCTCAATGAGGAAGAGTCTACAGCTGGGCAAGACCCGTGGAAGTTGCTAAAGGAGCAAGAGGAGCGGAAGAAGTGCGTCATCTGCCAGGACCAGAGAAAGACTGTGCTGCTTCTGCCCTGCAGGCACCTGTGCTTGTGCCAGGCCTGCACTGAAATCCTGATGCGCCACCCCATCTACCACCGCAACTGCCCGCTTTGCCGCCGGGGTATCCTGAGGACCCTCAATGTCTACCTCTGAAGACTCCCTCCCTGCCTGTCTACTCTCCACGCTCCACACAGGCACCTGCTCTGGGACAGAATTAACACCTCACTGCTGGGTCCTGGCCTGAAATCCTCTGCCCTTTGGTTGTCCTGCTAAGCCTCAAGCCATACATTCAGAACATGGAGATGGGACACTCTGGAAGTCTTTGATCTGGGGGGCAGGGCAACATAGCTTCTCTGTACCCAGTTGGGTTCCTTTGATGCTGAGGGTGGTGAGTATGTCACTATGCAAAGGTTCTGAGACTGTGTGCTGTGGGTTCTCCTCCAACCTGCCCAGGCGCACCCACATACCAGCCTCTGGGGCTACCTATCTGCTTCTGGTTTTCCTGTTGGAGATTTGT
This window of the Ictidomys tridecemlineatus isolate mIctTri1 chromosome 7, mIctTri1.hap1, whole genome shotgun sequence genome carries:
- the LOC101960762 gene encoding E3 ubiquitin-protein ligase RNF26, coding for MEAEYLVVNLVGLVLDVLTLVLDLNFLLASSLLASLAWLLAFIYNLPHTVLPSLLHLGRGVLLSLLALMEALVPFTFGGLQALCTLLYSCCSGLKSLKLLGHLASHGKLWSREILHRGILNVVSNGHSLLRQACDICTIAMSLVAYVINSLVNICLIGTQNLFSLVLALWDTVTGPLWRMMDVVAAFLAHISSSAVAMAILLWTLCQLVLELLASAARFLASFVLVNLTGLVLLACVLAVTVTVLHPDFTLRLATRALSQLHTRPSYRRLREEVVRLTRLALGLEAWHQVWSRSLRLASWPYRGGAPGAPQGGPRRVFSTRTQEQDTLPEAGPRSEAEEEEVSTIRVAPAWGQERLNEEESTAGQDPWKLLKEQEERKKCVICQDQRKTVLLLPCRHLCLCQACTEILMRHPIYHRNCPLCRRGILRTLNVYL